The Meiothermus sp. genome segment CAGGATAAACTCCCCGGCGGCCACCAGGGCTTCAGGGGTGTTCTGGGGTTCCAATTTTTTTGCAGCAGCCAGCAGGCCCGGCACTTTTTCCATTTCCTTCAGCACTGCTTTAGAGCTGCCCTCGGGCAGGGTCAGGAGGTTGCCGTCGGCAAAGTACTGCACGATTTCGTCTACCTGCAGGCCCCGGGCCCGTTCGCCATAGGCCAGGCCAAACGCCTTAAGCAAGAGGTCGCGCGCTACCCGCTCGGCCCCCTGGAGTTCGCCTTCGTATTCCAGCTCGATCTTGCCGGTGATGGCCGGCAGGGCCGCATAGAGGTCGAGGGGACGGGCCACCGGATGCTCGCCCAGGAGCAACGCCCGGCGTTCGGCGTTGGAGGCTACGAGTTCCAGCAGGCTAATCGAGAGGCGCTGCGAAACCCCCGAGGTCTTGTCTACGCGTTTGTCTTCCCGGGCCACAAAGGCCACCGCCTCCGAGGCCTCGGCCACATAGGGCGGTACGTACATGCCCTCTTCACGGGCAATCCAGGCTTCTTGGCGGGTGATGGAGAGGCCCTCCTCGAGGGTGCGGGGGTAGTGGGTGCGAATTTCCGAGCCGATGCGGTCTTTGAGGGGGGTGACAATCTTGCCCCGGGCGGTGTAGTCCTGGGGGTTGGCAGTGAAGGCAATCCAGACATCTAGCTCGAGGCGCACCGGGTAGCCCCGGATCTGCACGTCACCTTCTTGCAGGATGTTGAAGAGGGCCACCTGCACCTTGGGGGCCAGGTCGGCCACCTCGTTGATGCCGAAGATGCCCCGGTTGGCTCTGGGCAACAGGCCGTAATGGACGGCCTCGAGGTCGCCCAGACCAGTGCCCCGCTTGGCGGCCTTGATGGGGTCGATATCGCCCAGGATGTCGGCCACGGTGGTGTCGGGGGTGGCCAGCTTTTCCACGTAGCGCTCGGAGCGGGGAATCCAGACGATGGGCGCCTCGTCGCCGGCTTCTTCCAGCAGGCGCTTGGCCTCGGCCGAGAGCGGGAACAGGGGGTTATCGCGGATCTCGGTGGGCAGGGCCGGCACTTCGTCGTCCAGGAGTTCGGTAAGCTGGCGCAAAATGCGGCTTTTGGCCTGACCGCGCAGGCCCAGCAAAATGAAGTTGTGCCGCGCCAGAATGGCGTTGACCAGGCTGGGAATTACCGAGTCGTCGTAGCTCTGGATACCAGGGAACAGCCTCTCCCCTGCCCGAAGCTTTCCAATCAGGTTTTCCCGCGCCTCGTCCTTGACGCTGCGGCGGAGCTTTTCCAGGGGGTAGGTGCGCTTGAGTTCGCCGAGGGTTCGGGCCTTGGTCATTGCTCAAGTGTAGTGCGGTATGGCCCAAGATTGTGTAAATCAGATTGGGATTGAGCAGGTCGCAGGTTCCAGGTCACATATCGCAGGTCGCAAGCTCAATGCAGGTCAAGGGTCTAGCGCCCAGGAGCGCTGTATTAGCCTGTGGCTTGTGGAGGCTATCGCCTCCATGTTGGTTTTCATCTGCCAGATATTACAGCCACCACCAGCCGCCCCGGCCCGTGTACCCCCTTCACCATTATCTGGCCAATGTCGGCGGACTTACTGGGGCCGGAGTGCAGCCCAATAGCCGATGGCAGCGAGGGCTTCAGGGCATTCAGGGCTTCAACAAGGGTGGGGTAAATGCGGGCTTCGGGCACAAAGACCAGGTGGACGGGGGGCAAAAGCTGGTTGCGGCGGCCTTCCTGGCTGCTCAGGACGACCGTACCGGTCTCGGCCACTGCCCCCAGCGCCCAGGAAATGCCCAGCGGAGCCTCCTCGGGGGGCAAAACTGGGAGTTTAGGATGAAGCACTGGAGGGACGGTCTGGCCTACTGCTACCCCGGCAAAGGTCTGAGCAAAGTGGCCCAGCCATTCCGCTGCGGCCTCCAGGTTCTCCAGCCGTACCATCTCGCCCCCATTCCCGCTCAGGCGCTCAGTAAAGAGGGTCAGGGGTTCTGCAGGAGGCAGGCTGCCCGCTGGCAGCGGCTCAGGTAGCAGGGTCTTGGGACGGTGCTCGAGGGCGCGGTGAATGCGGCCCAAAATTCGCTCGCGCATACAACAAGTATAACGGCCAGACCTTGCGCTCCCATTTTCTGATCACGGTTCTGGCTTCGACCTGCAACAGTCAAGCTCGGGGTATACGTTTGTCCCGCAATTGCCCATTGCAATCCGGCCCCCTTAGCATAGAAACAAATGATCCTGATTCTCAACGGCCCCAACCTGAACCTGCTGGGCAGGCGTGAACCCGAGATATACGGCCATACGACCCTCGAGGAGCTAGAAGAGCTGTGCGAGGCCTGGGGCGCCGAGCTGGGCCTGGGGGTGGCCTGCCGCCAGTCCAACTTCGAGGGGCAATTGGTGGAGTGGATTCAGCAAGCCGCGGACGAGAGCTTCAAGGCCATCGTTCTGAACCCTGGGGCCCTCACCCATTACTCCCTGGCCCTGCTCGATGCCATCCGGGGGCAGCGACTGCCGGTGGTCGAGGTACACCTTTCCAACATCCATGCCCGCGAGGAGTACCGTAGCCGCTCGGTGACGGCAGCTGGGGCCAAAGGCTTGGTTTCAGGCTTTGGCCCCATGTCTTACAGAATGGCGCTGGTTTACTTGGCAGACCTGTTAGAGGCCCAGCCGTGAAGGTACACTGGCAGGAAGTGGCCATGGTAGCGGCCATCGCCTGGATTTTTGGAATCGTTTGGCAAATTCAGCATAGTGGCTTCTGGCCGTCCTTGCTGGCAGGGTTGCCACTGGGGCTGTTGGCGGGGGTGGCTTACTGGCTCCTGATGCCCTGGGTGATTCGCTGGGCAGCCAGGGGTCTCCCAAAAGAAAACCTCCCTCCCATCGGGAGGGAGGACGAAAATCCAGATCCTAGCGACGAACCAAGCGCCAGGCCATAGGCAGCAGGGTTGCGGCGATGGCGGCCTTGACCAGGTCGCCCAACAGAAACTTGGTCATCCCGGCGTAGAGCAGCGCCGAAAGGCCCGAAAAACGCCCCGCGCTGCCCAGGGCAAAACCCAGCCAGGTCACGCCGATGGCGTAGATAATCAGGCTGCCCAGCAGCATCGCGGAAAAGGTCTTGAGCGGGCTGCGGTCGGTGCCGTAGCGCTCGACCAGCCAACCGACCACAAAAGCCGCCAAGGGGTAGGAGATCAGGTAGCCCGCCGTGAACAGTTTGCCGGGATCGAACCAGGTGGTTCCACCTGCAAAAACCGGGAGCACCAGGCCCTGTGCCAGATAGGTCAGCATCGCCCAAAAACCCAAACGGCTGCCCAGGGCCGCACCCACCAACAGCACCCCCAGGGTCTGCAGCGTGATGGGTACGGGCTGGGTTGGAATGGCTACCTGGGCGGCCAGAGCCATGATCAGGCTGCCCCCCAGCACCAGCAGCACGTCGCGGGTGAGGCTGCGGGCCGGGAAAAGGGACTTGGAAAGCGGTAGGTATGGCAAACTCTGGGTCGGATTCATCTCAAGCTCCTTTACAAAACCCCCACCAACTGTACATCGCCTGCACCGATGCGGTGCGTCTGACCTGAGCGTTCCACCAGCAGCGAGCCATCCGGGGCGATGTCGGTAGCAAGACCCCGGATTTCGCCCTGTGGGGTCTGAACCCTGATCTGGTGTCCCAGGGTGTGGCTCTTGGCCCGGTAGTCGCGTAAAAGCCCTTGAGCGTCGGCCTCGAGCCGGGCGTAGCAGAACTCTAACCGCTCCAGCAAACGGGCCAGCACCAAAACCCTGGAGACTGCCCCAAACTCCTCGAGGGCCGCAGCCTCGGGTGGAAACCCTGCCGCACGGTGCACATTGAGGCCAATGCCCAAAAGCACATAGGCCGCCTCTTCCCCGCTCACCTGGGCTTCCAACAGCACCCCCGCCAGCTTGCGCCCATCGGGGGCCAGGAGGTCGTTGGGCCATTTGAGCCCGCCCACCCCGCAAGCCTCGCACAGGGCCAGACCCGCCGCCAGGGGCAAAAGCGGCAGGCTGGAAAGGGGTAGCCGGGGGCGCAGCAGCACCGAGAAGGTCAGGCTGTGGCCAGGTTCGCTGGCCCAGGCCCGCCCCCGCCGCCCTCGGCCTTTCTCCTGGCGTTCCGCCAGCACCACCGAGCCTTCCTCGGCCCCGTCCAGGGCCCAGTTTTTGAGCACATCCTGGGTACTGCTGACCGTCCCCAGGTAGGCGTAAAAGGCCCCGAAGCTACCCCTTCGCCGGGCTTCCAGGGCGGCTGGGGTGGGGGTGCCGGGGGCCAACCGATACCCCAGGCCTCGCCGGGTCTCGACGGGGTATCCAGCCTGCCGGAGCACGGCCATTTGCTTCCACACCGCTGCACGGCTGACACCAAGCCGCCGGGCCAGGCTTTCACCGCTCTGGTGCTGGTCGGTGAGATAGGCTAGCAGTGGGGGCACGTCAACTAAAATACCTTTCACGGGTTGACAAGCGCAAGTGGCGATTACCCCCGAAGACGTTCCCGACCAACCCTCCGTCCTTCGGAGGACTCGAGGCCACCCTCCTTCGTACACCCTGTTCTAACAGGCCTGTGAATAAGCTATAGGGGTGTGGAAATGGCTTGCTTGGATGGTGGTGGGCCTGACCTGTGCGCTGGCCCAGCAGCCCGTGCAGCTCCTGGCCGGGCATCGGGCCCCGGTGGGCGCTGTGGCTATAGGCCCGGGTGGCATTCTGGCGGTGGGGGCCGACGCCTATGTTCAGCTTTACCGGCCCGATGGGCGTTTGGTGCGCACCTTGAGCGGGCATGCCGACACCGTGCATACATTAGATGTGGCCCCGGATGGAACCCTGTTGAGCGGTGCTGCCGACACCACCCTGCGGCTCTGGGATCCACTCAGCGGAGCGGCCAGGGGGGTGCTGCAAGGGCACCGCGATCAGGTCTGGTCGGCCCGCTTCAGCCCGGACGGCGGGCGCATTGTGAGCGGCAGCGCCGACGGGGAACTGTGGCTGTGGACCAGGCAAGGACAGGCGCAGCAACTGAGCCTGGGGCGCAACTGGATCTATGGGGTAGGGTTCTCGCCCGATGGCACGCTGCTGGCAGCAGGCGGGCTGGACGGGGCGCTTTTGTGGAATCCCCGCGATGGCAGCCGCCTTCCTCTCCTGGGGCGACTCTCGGTGCGGGCCCTGGCCTGGGGGCCGGATGGCCGCCTGGCTACCGCGGACCGCGATGGGCGAATTCAGCTCTGGGACGCCAGGGGTAGCTTTGTTCGGCAGTTTAGGGCCCACCGCCTTGCGGTTAGCGCCCTGGTCTGGAGTGGCAACGGGCAGCTCATTAGCGGCGGTCAGGACGGGCAGATTATCTTCTGGCGGGGCGAGCAGCCCCTACGAAGCCTTCAGACCGCCTCGGCGCTGAGCCTGGCGGTGTCCGGGAACCAGCTCTTGAGCGGGCACGACGATGGGCGAGCCCGGCTATGGAACCTGCAAGGGACACTGCTCCAGACCCAGGAGCCCCCCGCGGCCTCGGTAGCTGTGCTGACCTTCAGCCCGGATGGCAACCTCCTGGCCAGCGGAGGCTGGGAGGGCGAGGTCTGGCTGTGGAACCAAAGGGGCCAGCCCGTGCGAAGGCTCACCGGGGCCGAGCTAGAGATTACCGCGCTGACCTTTACACCGGACGGACAGTATCTGGCGGCGGGCAGCCGCGACGGCCAGACCCGCATTTACCAGGTGGGCAGCGGGCGGCTGGTGCAGACCTTGGGGGCCCACGGGAACGGGGTGGGGGCCCTGGCTTTTGCCCCCAACGGGCGGGCCCTGGCCAGCGGGGGCCGCGACCGGCTGCTCTTTGTTTGGGACTGGCAAGCGGGAAAGAAGGTGCTCGAGTTTCGCGCCCATGAGTCGCACCTCACGGGCCTGGCCTGGAGCCGGGATGGCCGAACGCTTTATAGCAGCAGCAGCGACGAGAGCCTGGCCTGGTGGGCGCTTAGTCCCGAAGGGGCACGGCTCGAGCGCCGGATTATGGCCCACCCCAGGGGCCTGTATGGCCTGGCCCTGAGCCCCGACGGACGCACCCTGGCCACCGCCAGCCAAGACCAAACCCTGAAGCTCTGGAATGCCCGCTCGGGTGCCCTGCTACGAACCCTGCAAGGCCACACCGAAGCCGTCCAGGCCCTGGCCTTCTCGCCCGATGGCAAGCGGCTCGCGAGCGTAGGCTGGGATAAAACCTTGCGGCTTTGGAGTGTGCAGGGCCAGCTACTGGAGACCATCCCCGGCTTCGTCCGCCCCCTCTACGCCGTGGCCTGGAGCAGAGACGGGCGCCTGGCTGCGGGCAGCGGGACACTGCGACAAGCCGGAACGGTCGCTTTGTTCAGGCGTTAATTCACCTCTTGCCAGAGCCGCCCATACGCCCGCACCTCCCCCTGAGGAAAGGCCTGCTGTAAAAGCCCCTGCAAAAACCGGCCAGCGCTGGGGAATAGACCTGAGCAACCCTGGCGCACATAGACGAACACATACCCGGGGGGGCGCATAGACTGGCTAAACACCAGCATCCCCCCGTATTCGGGAAAGGCCTCGTAAAAGGT includes the following:
- a CDS encoding biotin transporter BioY, with protein sequence MNPTQSLPYLPLSKSLFPARSLTRDVLLVLGGSLIMALAAQVAIPTQPVPITLQTLGVLLVGAALGSRLGFWAMLTYLAQGLVLPVFAGGTTWFDPGKLFTAGYLISYPLAAFVVGWLVERYGTDRSPLKTFSAMLLGSLIIYAIGVTWLGFALGSAGRFSGLSALLYAGMTKFLLGDLVKAAIAATLLPMAWRLVRR
- a CDS encoding lactate utilization protein — its product is MRERILGRIHRALEHRPKTLLPEPLPAGSLPPAEPLTLFTERLSGNGGEMVRLENLEAAAEWLGHFAQTFAGVAVGQTVPPVLHPKLPVLPPEEAPLGISWALGAVAETGTVVLSSQEGRRNQLLPPVHLVFVPEARIYPTLVEALNALKPSLPSAIGLHSGPSKSADIGQIMVKGVHGPGRLVVAVISGR
- a CDS encoding sigma 54-interacting transcriptional regulator, which produces MTKARTLGELKRTYPLEKLRRSVKDEARENLIGKLRAGERLFPGIQSYDDSVIPSLVNAILARHNFILLGLRGQAKSRILRQLTELLDDEVPALPTEIRDNPLFPLSAEAKRLLEEAGDEAPIVWIPRSERYVEKLATPDTTVADILGDIDPIKAAKRGTGLGDLEAVHYGLLPRANRGIFGINEVADLAPKVQVALFNILQEGDVQIRGYPVRLELDVWIAFTANPQDYTARGKIVTPLKDRIGSEIRTHYPRTLEEGLSITRQEAWIAREEGMYVPPYVAEASEAVAFVAREDKRVDKTSGVSQRLSISLLELVASNAERRALLLGEHPVARPLDLYAALPAITGKIELEYEGELQGAERVARDLLLKAFGLAYGERARGLQVDEIVQYFADGNLLTLPEGSSKAVLKEMEKVPGLLAAAKKLEPQNTPEALVAAGEFILEGLAGRRKIARGEESYSAPIERERERWGSGN
- a CDS encoding biotin--[acetyl-CoA-carboxylase] ligase, translating into MPPLLAYLTDQHQSGESLARRLGVSRAAVWKQMAVLRQAGYPVETRRGLGYRLAPGTPTPAALEARRRGSFGAFYAYLGTVSSTQDVLKNWALDGAEEGSVVLAERQEKGRGRRGRAWASEPGHSLTFSVLLRPRLPLSSLPLLPLAAGLALCEACGVGGLKWPNDLLAPDGRKLAGVLLEAQVSGEEAAYVLLGIGLNVHRAAGFPPEAAALEEFGAVSRVLVLARLLERLEFCYARLEADAQGLLRDYRAKSHTLGHQIRVQTPQGEIRGLATDIAPDGSLLVERSGQTHRIGAGDVQLVGVL
- the aroQ gene encoding type II 3-dehydroquinate dehydratase; this encodes MILILNGPNLNLLGRREPEIYGHTTLEELEELCEAWGAELGLGVACRQSNFEGQLVEWIQQAADESFKAIVLNPGALTHYSLALLDAIRGQRLPVVEVHLSNIHAREEYRSRSVTAAGAKGLVSGFGPMSYRMALVYLADLLEAQP
- a CDS encoding WD40 repeat domain-containing protein, which encodes MWKWLAWMVVGLTCALAQQPVQLLAGHRAPVGAVAIGPGGILAVGADAYVQLYRPDGRLVRTLSGHADTVHTLDVAPDGTLLSGAADTTLRLWDPLSGAARGVLQGHRDQVWSARFSPDGGRIVSGSADGELWLWTRQGQAQQLSLGRNWIYGVGFSPDGTLLAAGGLDGALLWNPRDGSRLPLLGRLSVRALAWGPDGRLATADRDGRIQLWDARGSFVRQFRAHRLAVSALVWSGNGQLISGGQDGQIIFWRGEQPLRSLQTASALSLAVSGNQLLSGHDDGRARLWNLQGTLLQTQEPPAASVAVLTFSPDGNLLASGGWEGEVWLWNQRGQPVRRLTGAELEITALTFTPDGQYLAAGSRDGQTRIYQVGSGRLVQTLGAHGNGVGALAFAPNGRALASGGRDRLLFVWDWQAGKKVLEFRAHESHLTGLAWSRDGRTLYSSSSDESLAWWALSPEGARLERRIMAHPRGLYGLALSPDGRTLATASQDQTLKLWNARSGALLRTLQGHTEAVQALAFSPDGKRLASVGWDKTLRLWSVQGQLLETIPGFVRPLYAVAWSRDGRLAAGSGTLRQAGTVALFRR